In Bacteriovorax stolpii, a single genomic region encodes these proteins:
- a CDS encoding YgiQ family radical SAM protein yields the protein MSKNEAIQSPDLLPITAWLPTTMKEAKKRGWEELDVVLVTGDAYVDHPAFGTAVMGRILESMGLRVAIIAQPNWRDDLRDFKKFGAPKYFFGVTSGNMDSMVNKYTAGKRLRSNDAYTPGGSPDFRPDYATTEYTRILKKLYPETPVMLGGIEASLRRVTHYDFWSDKLMPNILSTSGADLLVYGMGEQPMKELVKLVLAGVPFNEIRNIPQTAFLIDQKDKLPMGMPGWDDFELTSHEVCLKDKKAYSKNFMHVEVESNKQFANRLLQKVEGKTLIINPPYQTMTEKEIDASFDLPYTRYPHPKYKDRGAIAAYEMIKFSLNTHRGCFGGCSFCTISAHQGKMIASRSKDSVMKELDQIAKMPDFKGYISDIGGPSANMYQMKGIDQEHCDKCAAPSCIFPVICKNLDTNPQKMTELYKEVAKHPKVKKAFISSGLRYDLMFNERSRDPKKDAEYVEQLISHHVSGRMKVAPEHTEDHVLKFMRKPAFHYFESFKKKFEEISAKKGLRQELIPYFISSHPGTTPEDMAQLAVKTKKLGYRLEQVQDFTPTPMTVATEIYYSGYHPYTLKEVKTAITLDEKTRQRTFFFWYKPENKNYVKNYLAKNKLFDLTKELFG from the coding sequence ATGAGCAAAAATGAAGCAATCCAATCACCAGACTTACTACCTATTACTGCCTGGCTTCCGACCACAATGAAGGAAGCAAAAAAGCGCGGATGGGAAGAGCTCGATGTTGTCCTGGTGACAGGTGACGCTTATGTTGACCACCCGGCCTTCGGGACGGCGGTTATGGGGCGAATTCTTGAATCAATGGGATTAAGAGTGGCGATCATTGCTCAGCCAAACTGGCGTGATGACCTTCGCGACTTTAAGAAATTTGGAGCGCCAAAATATTTCTTCGGAGTGACTTCGGGAAATATGGACTCAATGGTTAACAAATACACTGCGGGAAAAAGACTTCGTTCAAATGATGCCTATACTCCTGGTGGATCACCTGACTTTAGACCTGATTACGCTACAACTGAATACACACGCATTTTAAAGAAACTCTATCCAGAAACTCCAGTTATGCTGGGAGGGATTGAGGCTTCACTTCGCCGAGTGACTCATTACGATTTCTGGTCAGATAAATTAATGCCCAACATTCTTTCAACATCAGGAGCTGATCTTCTGGTTTATGGAATGGGTGAGCAGCCGATGAAAGAACTGGTGAAGCTGGTTCTTGCAGGCGTGCCTTTTAATGAAATTAGAAATATTCCCCAGACGGCATTTTTGATTGATCAAAAAGACAAACTTCCTATGGGGATGCCTGGTTGGGATGATTTCGAACTGACAAGCCATGAAGTGTGTTTAAAAGATAAAAAAGCTTATTCAAAAAACTTTATGCACGTAGAAGTAGAGTCTAATAAGCAATTTGCTAATAGACTTCTGCAAAAAGTAGAAGGGAAAACCCTTATCATCAATCCTCCATACCAGACGATGACGGAAAAAGAGATTGATGCTTCTTTCGATCTTCCTTACACAAGATATCCGCATCCAAAATATAAAGACAGAGGAGCGATTGCTGCTTACGAGATGATTAAATTCTCGCTAAACACTCACCGCGGCTGTTTTGGTGGATGTTCTTTTTGTACAATCTCTGCTCATCAGGGAAAAATGATTGCCAGCCGTTCAAAAGACTCGGTGATGAAAGAGCTGGATCAAATCGCCAAAATGCCAGACTTCAAAGGATATATTTCAGATATCGGTGGCCCTTCTGCGAATATGTACCAAATGAAGGGAATCGATCAAGAGCACTGTGATAAGTGTGCCGCTCCTTCATGTATTTTCCCGGTTATCTGTAAAAACCTGGATACGAATCCTCAGAAGATGACTGAGCTTTACAAAGAAGTTGCCAAGCATCCAAAAGTTAAAAAGGCCTTTATTAGTTCTGGTCTTCGTTACGACTTAATGTTTAACGAAAGATCTCGTGACCCTAAAAAAGATGCAGAGTATGTCGAGCAATTGATCTCTCATCACGTTTCAGGAAGAATGAAAGTTGCTCCAGAACATACAGAAGATCATGTTTTAAAATTCATGAGAAAACCTGCGTTTCATTACTTCGAATCTTTTAAGAAGAAGTTTGAAGAGATCTCTGCCAAAAAAGGTCTGCGCCAAGAGTTGATCCCGTACTTTATTTCATCTCACCCTGGGACAACTCCTGAGGATATGGCCCAGCTTGCAGTCAAGACAAAGAAGCTTGGTTACAGATTAGAGCAGGTTCAGGATTTCACCCCGACGCCAATGACAGTGGCCACTGAAATTTACTATTCAGGATACCATCCATACACTCTCAAAGAAGTGAAGACGGCCATCACACTCGATGAGAAGACCCGCCAAAGAACATTCTTCTTCTGGTACAAACCAGAAAACAAAAACTACGTGAAGAATTACCTGGCAAAAAATAAGCTGTTTGATTTAACGAAAGAACTCTTCGGTTAA
- a CDS encoding DUF883 family protein — MDHKDLKNTLQELPGLNRDQLQDIEERLSEIKDRTTEFVQKHPLTSIAIAAGIGFIIGKLFSGRRS; from the coding sequence ATGGACCACAAAGACCTTAAGAATACCCTACAAGAACTGCCTGGCCTAAACCGCGATCAACTACAAGACATCGAGGAGAGGTTGAGTGAAATTAAAGACCGTACAACAGAGTTTGTTCAAAAGCACCCGCTGACATCAATTGCGATTGCTGCTGGGATTGGCTTTATCATCGGTAAACTTTTTTCAGGCAGGCGCTCATGA
- a CDS encoding AI-2E family transporter encodes MSNGFHELFFRNFFKLATAFIIAVGFLYVLSPFIIAFFFGGMLALALSPFVAKFMKKYSWSKKKALNIVSAALFFLIAVPFGIFFMRGARIISEFFTKQSLSTLTQTTQESVYKFIDQLAVSNHLESEMVKEKFNTFITTAGTFIFKTFSDMVTQIPDLLLGVLVMGLSFYFFLLKENEIREVFDRYYYFSRDHSNRFINVLKSSCREVFLSNVITGILQSTIISVGALACGLGDFYIVFFLTFIISFIPVIGAAPMAFALAIIAFLEKRTGAGIVMAIIGTFAGVADNLVRPYLVSLGEVEVPAFIGFLAVIGGVYVLGLPGLFVGPLLASLVYGALPIIVEEYFPPKENKIIESLDENV; translated from the coding sequence ATGAGTAATGGATTTCACGAATTGTTTTTTAGAAACTTCTTTAAACTAGCGACAGCTTTTATTATTGCCGTTGGTTTTCTTTACGTTTTAAGTCCTTTCATTATTGCTTTTTTCTTTGGTGGGATGCTGGCCCTGGCCTTGAGTCCATTCGTGGCCAAGTTCATGAAGAAATATAGCTGGAGTAAAAAGAAAGCTCTTAATATCGTGAGCGCCGCTTTATTTTTTCTCATCGCAGTTCCTTTTGGAATCTTTTTTATGAGAGGAGCAAGAATCATTTCTGAGTTCTTTACGAAACAATCTCTCTCTACACTGACTCAGACAACTCAAGAAAGCGTGTATAAGTTTATTGATCAGCTTGCCGTAAGTAACCACTTGGAAAGTGAAATGGTGAAGGAGAAGTTTAATACTTTTATCACGACAGCTGGGACATTTATTTTTAAAACATTCAGTGACATGGTCACACAAATTCCGGATTTGTTACTCGGGGTTTTAGTGATGGGGCTTTCTTTTTATTTTTTCCTTTTAAAAGAGAATGAAATCAGAGAAGTTTTTGACCGTTATTATTATTTTTCAAGAGACCATTCGAATCGTTTTATTAACGTTTTGAAATCGAGCTGCCGTGAAGTTTTTCTTTCAAATGTTATCACCGGCATTCTTCAGTCGACGATTATTTCAGTAGGGGCCCTTGCTTGTGGGCTTGGTGATTTCTATATCGTTTTCTTTTTAACGTTTATCATTTCATTTATTCCGGTTATTGGTGCTGCACCGATGGCCTTTGCTTTGGCCATTATTGCTTTCTTGGAAAAGCGCACGGGAGCGGGGATTGTGATGGCCATTATCGGAACTTTTGCAGGAGTCGCAGATAACCTGGTCAGACCTTATTTGGTAAGTCTGGGAGAGGTTGAAGTTCCGGCCTTCATAGGATTTCTTGCTGTTATCGGCGGAGTTTATGTTTTAGGTCTTCCGGGGCTTTTCGTGGGGCCACTCCTGGCTTCATTGGTGTACGGAGCTCTTCCTATTATCGTTGAAGAGTACTTCCCACCGAAAGAAAATAAAATCATTGAATCATTAGACGAGAACGTGTGA
- a CDS encoding TVP38/TMEM64 family protein: MKKPFVFVVSIVGIIFLLKYLVPELEMLDSLASIKSYHDRWLVIYQQAPLKILSFFFLFNMMMAALPVPGISMISFIGGMLFGFTKGALLSSIATAVGNLIGFLIARYFLQEWILKRYGENARIFKEEWQNEGTMALLSFRLFPFIPSFVANLIMGVSNLHWWTFFWASWVGRIPMVVVYTLAGVQFAKIEGLEDILSPKVALAFIILALLPWGFKLIKSYRDKK, encoded by the coding sequence GTGAAAAAACCTTTCGTCTTTGTTGTTTCGATTGTCGGAATTATTTTCTTATTAAAATACCTGGTGCCAGAACTTGAAATGCTCGATAGTCTGGCATCGATTAAAAGTTATCATGACCGCTGGCTTGTGATTTATCAGCAGGCCCCGCTAAAAATTCTTTCATTCTTTTTTCTTTTTAATATGATGATGGCCGCACTTCCGGTGCCGGGGATTTCGATGATCAGCTTCATCGGAGGCATGCTCTTTGGCTTCACCAAAGGCGCTTTACTCTCATCAATTGCCACTGCGGTGGGAAATCTTATTGGTTTTTTAATCGCCCGCTATTTCCTACAAGAATGGATTTTAAAACGCTACGGAGAAAATGCCAGGATCTTCAAAGAAGAATGGCAGAATGAAGGAACTATGGCACTTCTGTCGTTCAGGCTTTTTCCTTTCATTCCTTCCTTTGTCGCCAACCTTATTATGGGAGTGTCCAATCTTCATTGGTGGACTTTTTTTTGGGCGAGTTGGGTCGGGCGTATTCCTATGGTTGTGGTCTACACTTTGGCAGGTGTTCAATTTGCCAAAATAGAAGGATTAGAGGATATTTTAAGTCCAAAGGTTGCATTGGCCTTTATTATTCTGGCCCTACTTCCTTGGGGATTTAAATTGATAAAATCATACCGGGATAAAAAATGA
- a CDS encoding NAD(P)/FAD-dependent oxidoreductase, giving the protein MKKKVVIVGGGFGGLKAAKVLADYPDLVEVTLVDKRNYHLFQPLLYQVATAGLSPADIAMPIRNVLSDAKNVTVYLEEIKSVNIAHNSLETTGVSAKYDYLILACGATHSYFGKDHWEEFAPGLKTLEMATEIRRRILMAFEMAEKEADENIKSEWLTFVVVGAGPTGVEMAGAISEIARQTMEADFRNIDPNKTRVILVEAGPKVLASFNEELSLDAKKDLQHLGVEIMNQTMVTDINATGVALKLPDGKEERIKSRTVVWAAGVKPSAINSTLGVPLDRAGRIIVTKHLSLEAAPNVFVIGDQAHFEEEGGRVLPGLAPVAIQMGAHSAKNIIRMIKGEKVREFKYLDKGQMATIGRKLAVMEFKGLKARGTFAWLAWLFVHVYYLIGFKNRLFVLMQWTWSYLTFSRGARLITKKNWQET; this is encoded by the coding sequence ATGAAAAAGAAAGTGGTGATTGTTGGTGGAGGATTTGGTGGTTTAAAAGCAGCAAAAGTTCTGGCCGATTACCCCGATCTTGTAGAAGTCACTCTCGTCGATAAAAGAAATTACCATTTATTCCAACCTCTCTTATACCAAGTCGCGACAGCAGGACTTTCTCCTGCAGACATCGCAATGCCAATCAGGAATGTTCTCTCTGATGCAAAAAATGTCACTGTCTATTTAGAAGAAATTAAGTCCGTTAACATTGCTCACAACTCACTAGAGACGACAGGTGTCTCAGCTAAATACGATTATTTAATTCTTGCGTGTGGTGCTACTCACAGTTATTTCGGCAAAGACCATTGGGAGGAATTTGCTCCCGGGTTAAAAACATTAGAGATGGCGACTGAAATCAGAAGACGCATACTGATGGCCTTTGAGATGGCCGAAAAAGAAGCGGATGAAAATATCAAATCAGAATGGCTGACATTTGTCGTCGTGGGCGCCGGACCAACTGGAGTTGAAATGGCCGGAGCGATTTCAGAAATTGCCCGCCAGACAATGGAAGCTGATTTTAGAAATATAGATCCCAATAAAACCAGAGTTATTTTAGTTGAGGCAGGACCTAAGGTCCTTGCGAGTTTTAATGAAGAGCTTTCTCTTGATGCTAAGAAAGACTTACAACATCTCGGTGTTGAAATCATGAACCAAACAATGGTGACTGATATCAATGCGACTGGTGTCGCGCTTAAGCTTCCAGATGGAAAAGAAGAAAGAATAAAGTCTCGCACCGTTGTGTGGGCAGCAGGAGTTAAGCCTTCAGCGATCAATTCAACTCTGGGCGTGCCATTAGACCGCGCTGGAAGAATTATTGTCACAAAACATTTATCACTTGAAGCTGCACCAAATGTTTTTGTTATTGGTGATCAGGCACACTTTGAAGAAGAAGGAGGTCGCGTCCTGCCGGGACTCGCACCTGTGGCGATTCAGATGGGAGCGCACTCAGCAAAAAATATCATTCGCATGATTAAGGGTGAGAAGGTGCGTGAGTTTAAGTATCTCGACAAAGGACAGATGGCGACGATTGGAAGAAAGCTTGCAGTCATGGAATTTAAAGGATTAAAAGCGCGCGGAACATTTGCCTGGTTAGCATGGCTTTTTGTTCATGTTTATTACCTGATTGGTTTTAAAAACCGCCTGTTCGTTCTTATGCAATGGACCTGGTCGTACCTCACTTTCTCAAGAGGGGCACGACTAATCACAAAGAAGAATTGGCAAGAGACCTAG